A genome region from Christensenella minuta includes the following:
- a CDS encoding sugar ABC transporter ATP-binding protein produces the protein MEYALKMNDIHKGFGGVPVLKGVDFNVETGKIHALLGENGAGKTTLMNILGGVISMDSGSIELFGNQVKINSPAEAQKNRVAFIHQELNVVNDLFVYENMFLGHELRKKSGAMDASTMIDKTKEVFERMHVDINPRAMMGDLQASYKQIVEIAKSILMDAKLIIMDEPTTSLTQPEVENVFAIMRNLIEEHGVTIIFISHKLGEVVEFCDYYTVLRNGEMVGTHPIREENGELAKQADIARMMVGKSVMDVEVYKPHEIGEVILKADDLCIDRHVEHVSFDLHAGEILGITGLLGDGKDELVRGLFGDMPFNSGTIEKNGKVVKYNHPAKAKKAGIGMLPSNRKENAIIKDLTVMQNMTIVTLDQYKNGLSLSHTKESKVALEYKEKLNIKVDNLANLITSLSGGNQQKVVLAKWLTANPDIMILSNPTQGVDVGAKNEIYGIIMELAKAGMGIIVTSGEAQEILKICDRVLVMYHGVLKGELRRSELSEEAIMILSTGGVLD, from the coding sequence ATGGAATATGCACTGAAAATGAATGATATCCATAAAGGTTTCGGCGGTGTTCCTGTGCTTAAGGGTGTTGATTTCAATGTTGAAACAGGAAAAATCCATGCGCTGCTTGGCGAGAATGGTGCCGGAAAAACAACACTGATGAATATCTTGGGCGGAGTCATTTCCATGGACAGCGGTAGCATCGAATTATTCGGAAACCAGGTAAAAATCAACAGCCCGGCAGAAGCCCAGAAGAACAGGGTTGCGTTCATTCACCAGGAATTAAATGTTGTAAACGACTTGTTCGTATACGAGAATATGTTCCTGGGCCATGAGCTGCGCAAAAAAAGCGGGGCGATGGATGCAAGCACGATGATCGACAAGACAAAAGAAGTTTTCGAGCGTATGCACGTTGATATAAACCCACGCGCAATGATGGGCGATCTGCAGGCGTCCTACAAGCAGATTGTAGAGATCGCAAAATCGATCCTGATGGACGCCAAGCTTATCATCATGGATGAGCCTACGACATCACTGACGCAGCCTGAGGTAGAAAACGTATTTGCGATCATGCGCAACCTGATCGAGGAGCATGGCGTTACCATTATCTTTATTTCGCACAAATTGGGGGAAGTTGTAGAGTTCTGCGATTATTATACCGTGCTGCGCAATGGCGAAATGGTAGGAACCCACCCAATCAGGGAAGAAAACGGAGAGCTTGCAAAACAGGCCGATATTGCCAGAATGATGGTTGGCAAAAGCGTTATGGATGTTGAGGTATATAAGCCCCATGAAATCGGAGAGGTTATCCTGAAGGCGGACGACTTATGCATCGACAGGCACGTTGAGCATGTAAGCTTCGACCTGCATGCGGGAGAAATCCTCGGTATCACCGGATTGCTTGGGGACGGCAAAGACGAATTGGTACGCGGTTTGTTTGGCGATATGCCTTTTAACAGCGGAACTATTGAGAAAAACGGGAAAGTTGTAAAGTATAATCATCCTGCGAAAGCGAAAAAAGCAGGCATTGGAATGCTTCCTTCCAACCGGAAAGAAAATGCAATCATAAAAGATCTGACGGTTATGCAGAATATGACGATCGTTACGCTGGATCAGTATAAAAACGGATTGTCCCTTTCGCACACCAAGGAAAGCAAAGTTGCTCTGGAATATAAAGAAAAACTAAATATAAAGGTGGACAATCTTGCCAATCTGATTACAAGCCTTTCCGGCGGAAATCAGCAGAAGGTAGTACTTGCAAAATGGTTGACCGCGAATCCTGATATTATGATCCTGTCAAACCCGACACAGGGTGTTGACGTCGGCGCTAAGAATGAGATTTATGGAATTATTATGGAACTTGCAAAAGCCGGGATGGGAATCATTGTCACTTCGGGTGAAGCACAGGAAATCCTAAAAATTTGCGACCGTGTATTGGTTATGTATCATGGCGTGCTTAAGGGAGAACTGCGTCGCAGCGAGCTCTCGGAAGAAGCCATTATGATACTCTCTACCGGCGGTGTATTAGATTGA
- a CDS encoding ABC transporter permease encodes MSEEVKELKKNTGWHKFVREYSIILVAVGLIIVATILGGSTFMNGQNFINIFRNNTVLGIIAFGMAFVIITGNIDLSVGTQLVVVGIVLLSVLNATGNIVIALIVAVLFSCALSAGVGAIITKGRVPSFIVTLGMQYIYRSLAIFILDARGISGEVDNFLQISNYEIGGVFPLPLIYFAVVFFVCFYISKYTVLGRRIYAVGSNEQATRLSGIDTDKVKIMAFVLMGLTVAIATIIEASRMNSINSASSGNGYELNAIAMAVVGGIAMEGGKGHMIGVLFGVIILGVINNILTIVGMNVYLVNAVKGAIIIGAVLLQHKKKD; translated from the coding sequence ATGTCTGAAGAAGTAAAAGAGCTAAAAAAGAATACCGGGTGGCATAAATTTGTCAGAGAATATTCCATTATCCTGGTAGCCGTTGGACTGATTATCGTTGCTACGATTCTTGGCGGTTCGACGTTCATGAACGGGCAAAACTTTATCAATATATTCCGTAACAATACGGTACTTGGAATTATCGCCTTTGGTATGGCGTTTGTCATTATCACGGGAAACATCGACTTATCGGTCGGTACGCAGCTCGTTGTTGTTGGTATCGTCCTTTTGTCTGTGCTGAATGCGACGGGAAATATCGTTATTGCACTGATCGTGGCGGTATTGTTCAGCTGCGCATTGTCTGCGGGCGTAGGCGCGATCATAACAAAGGGACGTGTTCCTTCGTTCATCGTTACCTTAGGTATGCAGTACATTTACCGTTCTCTGGCGATATTTATTCTGGATGCCCGTGGGATTTCCGGCGAGGTAGATAATTTCCTGCAGATTTCAAACTATGAAATCGGTGGAGTCTTCCCGCTGCCGCTGATCTACTTTGCGGTTGTTTTCTTTGTCTGTTTCTACATTTCCAAGTATACGGTGCTCGGCCGGAGAATCTATGCGGTCGGCTCTAACGAGCAGGCAACCAGACTGTCCGGTATCGATACGGATAAGGTTAAGATTATGGCGTTTGTGCTGATGGGCCTCACTGTTGCAATCGCAACGATCATCGAAGCCTCGAGAATGAATTCCATCAACTCCGCATCTTCCGGTAATGGCTACGAGCTGAATGCAATCGCTATGGCGGTTGTCGGCGGTATCGCGATGGAGGGTGGCAAGGGCCATATGATTGGCGTTCTGTTCGGCGTTATCATTCTTGGTGTTATCAACAATATCCTGACGATCGTCGGCATGAACGTATATCTGGTCAATGCGGTAAAAGGCGCGATTATCATTGGCGCAGTATTGCTACAGCATAAGAAAAAAGATTAA
- a CDS encoding xylulokinase: MQYIISLDIGTQGTKCILFDTNMNMVADAFEVSNLISPKPGVVWQEADEIYGSCVRTIKEVMEKSQIAPSDVCSIGIDSQSAGIMGVSADGEASTYYDSWLDMRCGKYMHEMQERAGKRIIEICGGPASYTHGPKILWWKNEQPEAYAKTAKFVLPSGYVVGKICGLRGEEATFTHTCIHFSNFGDNLKKEWSEELLDLFGVAKEKMARIASSFEIAGTTTAEFAKQSGLVEGIPVVVGAGDTAAGAFGSGIIEAGMLMDTAGTASVLCCASDEYHPDTEFETLVQMPSPVEDLWHPLAYINGGGLCIRWFRDEFTGKPAASYDELMAEAKDLPAGSEGILFVPHFCGRVLPNNPYVKGSFIGLDWKHGRGHMYRAVMEGIAYEYAYYFSILKKEHQSTKFEKLYTTGGGSKSPLFNQIKADVLGIPVVAYEQGETALAGSAIIAGCGAGVFSDYKEPMKNLGKEGAAFQPNMENHEKYQKYAEQYLNVISALEPVYKSGVYEIEG; encoded by the coding sequence ATGCAGTATATTATTTCTTTGGATATCGGGACTCAGGGGACGAAATGTATTCTTTTTGATACGAATATGAATATGGTGGCGGACGCATTTGAAGTATCTAACCTGATTAGCCCTAAACCGGGGGTGGTATGGCAGGAGGCCGATGAAATCTATGGTTCCTGCGTACGAACTATAAAGGAAGTTATGGAAAAGTCTCAGATAGCGCCGTCGGATGTATGTTCCATTGGAATCGACAGCCAGTCTGCCGGAATTATGGGTGTGAGTGCTGACGGAGAGGCTTCCACATATTACGATTCATGGCTTGATATGCGCTGCGGAAAATATATGCATGAAATGCAGGAGCGGGCGGGCAAGCGGATCATTGAAATCTGCGGCGGACCGGCTTCTTATACGCATGGGCCTAAAATATTATGGTGGAAAAATGAACAGCCGGAAGCTTATGCAAAAACAGCAAAATTTGTGCTTCCAAGCGGATACGTCGTGGGGAAAATATGTGGTCTGAGGGGAGAAGAGGCAACCTTTACACATACTTGTATTCATTTCTCTAATTTTGGCGACAACCTGAAAAAGGAATGGTCGGAGGAACTGCTTGATCTCTTTGGGGTAGCAAAAGAGAAGATGGCACGGATCGCGTCCTCATTTGAGATCGCCGGGACGACGACAGCGGAATTTGCGAAGCAGAGCGGCCTGGTAGAAGGAATTCCAGTTGTAGTCGGTGCTGGAGATACTGCTGCGGGGGCCTTTGGCTCTGGAATCATAGAAGCGGGTATGTTGATGGATACGGCGGGGACGGCCTCGGTACTCTGCTGTGCGTCTGATGAATACCATCCTGATACGGAATTTGAAACGCTGGTACAGATGCCTTCTCCGGTCGAAGACCTGTGGCATCCGCTTGCGTATATCAACGGAGGCGGCCTGTGTATAAGATGGTTCCGGGATGAATTTACTGGAAAACCCGCCGCTTCCTATGATGAGCTGATGGCGGAGGCAAAAGACCTTCCTGCCGGAAGCGAAGGGATATTATTTGTTCCTCATTTCTGCGGGCGCGTTCTGCCTAACAATCCTTATGTAAAGGGAAGCTTTATCGGCCTCGACTGGAAGCATGGCAGGGGACATATGTATCGGGCTGTCATGGAGGGAATTGCCTATGAATATGCATATTATTTCAGTATTCTGAAAAAGGAGCATCAGAGCACAAAATTTGAAAAGCTGTATACAACGGGCGGCGGTTCCAAGAGCCCTCTTTTCAACCAGATTAAAGCAGATGTTTTAGGAATTCCTGTAGTAGCTTATGAACAGGGCGAAACGGCGCTTGCCGGAAGCGCGATTATTGCAGGTTGCGGAGCAGGCGTGTTCAGCGACTACAAGGAGCCGATGAAAAACCTTGGCAAGGAGGGAGCCGCTTTCCAGCCGAATATGGAAAATCATGAGAAATACCAAAAATATGCGGAGCAGTATCTGAATGTAATCAGCGCCCTGGAGCCGGTTTACAAGAGCGGCGTATATGAGATTGAAGGATAG
- a CDS encoding DeoR/GlpR family DNA-binding transcription regulator — MNKSGEDGMFAEERKHMIVDLVNKNIKTTVNNLCEEFSVSPATIRNDLRELEEAGLLKRTHGGAISNIKANYEPNAYQKEIEHVNEKKAIAKRAAQYVHEGDTIALDTGTTTFELAKLLVTYENLTVVTNDLQIAAFLERNGKANIIMAGGAVRRNFHCTAGQKAIDTLSDLNVDKTFLAANGVSAKRGISTPNIDTAHVKEKLVSLGDEVILLVDSAKFDTSTFVKFADLKGIDLIITDSGVDPEYVELLEREDVTIEIAKM, encoded by the coding sequence TTGAACAAAAGTGGTGAAGACGGTATGTTTGCGGAAGAACGCAAGCATATGATTGTCGATTTGGTAAATAAGAATATCAAAACGACAGTAAATAATTTGTGCGAGGAGTTCTCCGTTTCCCCGGCGACGATCCGCAATGACCTGCGTGAGCTTGAAGAGGCCGGCCTCTTGAAGCGTACGCATGGCGGCGCGATCAGCAATATCAAGGCCAATTACGAGCCGAACGCCTATCAAAAGGAAATAGAGCATGTAAACGAAAAAAAGGCGATTGCAAAACGTGCGGCACAATATGTGCACGAGGGCGATACGATTGCCCTTGACACGGGGACTACAACCTTTGAGCTTGCCAAGCTGCTGGTGACGTACGAAAACCTGACGGTTGTGACAAACGATTTACAGATTGCGGCTTTTCTCGAGCGCAATGGCAAGGCGAACATTATTATGGCAGGAGGGGCGGTACGAAGGAATTTTCATTGCACCGCCGGACAGAAAGCGATCGATACGCTTTCCGACCTCAATGTGGATAAAACCTTTTTGGCGGCAAACGGCGTGAGTGCGAAACGGGGAATTTCGACTCCCAATATTGATACCGCGCATGTCAAGGAGAAACTGGTATCATTGGGTGATGAAGTCATTTTGCTTGTGGACAGCGCTAAATTCGATACGTCGACCTTTGTGAAGTTTGCCGACCTTAAGGGGATTGATTTAATTATTACCGACAGCGGAGTAGACCCTGAATATGTTGAACTTTTGGAACGCGAAGATGTGACGATTGAAATTGCTAAAATGTAA
- a CDS encoding Gfo/Idh/MocA family oxidoreductase, which yields MKNGRIGICLIGAGRAGMIHANNFKNKVNGAYMAAVVDVVEDAAKAAAEELEITKYYTDYKEVLKDDEIDAVVVVSPTNLHKDIVIDCANAGKHIFCEKPMAMDSRECEEMEAAAKRNNVKLQIGFMRRHDASFIQAKEVIDSGVIGDVVLIRSNTRGPSKPRPWMYDIKKSNGVLAELNSHDIDCVRWLAGSEIKSVYAIAGNYRNREVAEEYPDYYDSVVMTGVFENGIQYSIDGAAYVQYGYDAKVEVVGTKGVIHIGKENGSNYTVAAPESGISTPYINSWMTLFKDAYLAEDIGFAECILNDTEPKVTGHDGKMAVKIVEIGNQSIAEKRIIEL from the coding sequence ATGAAAAACGGCAGAATTGGAATTTGTCTGATCGGCGCAGGACGTGCGGGAATGATCCATGCAAACAATTTTAAAAACAAGGTGAACGGCGCTTATATGGCGGCAGTTGTCGATGTTGTGGAAGATGCGGCAAAAGCTGCTGCGGAAGAACTGGAAATCACAAAATATTATACGGACTATAAAGAAGTACTGAAAGACGACGAGATTGACGCCGTGGTTGTGGTTTCACCCACCAATCTGCATAAAGATATCGTGATTGACTGCGCAAACGCGGGAAAACATATTTTTTGCGAAAAACCAATGGCTATGGATTCCCGGGAATGCGAGGAGATGGAAGCAGCCGCAAAGAGGAACAATGTGAAGTTGCAGATTGGCTTTATGAGGCGGCATGACGCAAGTTTTATCCAAGCGAAGGAAGTGATTGATTCGGGCGTAATCGGAGATGTCGTGCTGATTCGCTCCAATACGCGCGGACCCAGCAAACCGCGGCCGTGGATGTATGATATCAAGAAGAGCAACGGCGTCCTTGCCGAACTCAACAGCCATGATATTGACTGTGTAAGGTGGCTTGCCGGGAGCGAAATTAAGTCTGTCTATGCGATTGCGGGAAATTACCGGAACCGTGAAGTTGCAGAGGAGTATCCAGATTATTACGACAGCGTTGTAATGACGGGCGTATTCGAGAATGGAATCCAGTACTCCATCGACGGCGCCGCGTATGTGCAATATGGTTACGATGCGAAGGTGGAGGTCGTAGGCACGAAGGGCGTGATTCATATTGGGAAGGAAAACGGAAGCAACTATACGGTGGCAGCTCCGGAAAGCGGAATTTCCACGCCCTATATCAACAGTTGGATGACTCTCTTCAAGGATGCGTATCTGGCAGAGGACATTGGGTTTGCGGAGTGCATTCTGAACGATACGGAGCCGAAAGTAACGGGACACGACGGAAAAATGGCGGTAAAGATTGTAGAGATCGGGAACCAGTCGATTGCGGAAAAGCGCATTATTGAGCTTTGA
- a CDS encoding alcohol dehydrogenase catalytic domain-containing protein has protein sequence MLALRLYGPNDIRLDDIPVPAINEDEILLKVDAAAVCGTDVRMWQNGYAGVDEAHPRVLGHEFGGTIVEVGKNVKFYQKGMKVALAPNIGCGICDRCVAGQPHLCDNYRAFGINMDGAFAEYVKVPKEAIIYGNLMVMPEGVTAEEAAVNEPLSCAYNGSLKCDIKPGEYVLVVGAGPIGIMHAMLAKMAGAAKVMMNDLSAERLAECEKIIPGIVTYCGEDLPGFVKEQTRGKGLDVAITACPVPAVQAAMLPLMNYGGRVNFFGGIPASKQPVPIDTNLVHYKELFLTGSTRASICQFRQTLDFVSEGLIDIKSIITGHYDIKDILVAFDNAKAAKGLKNVITFG, from the coding sequence ATGTTAGCATTGAGATTATATGGACCGAATGATATCCGGCTGGATGATATTCCGGTGCCTGCGATTAATGAAGATGAGATTCTGTTGAAGGTAGACGCGGCGGCCGTATGCGGTACGGATGTCCGTATGTGGCAGAATGGCTATGCGGGAGTGGATGAAGCGCATCCGCGTGTGCTCGGTCATGAATTCGGCGGCACGATCGTTGAGGTCGGAAAAAATGTAAAATTCTATCAAAAAGGCATGAAAGTAGCGCTTGCGCCGAATATCGGCTGCGGAATCTGCGACAGATGTGTTGCAGGACAACCGCATTTGTGCGATAATTATAGAGCATTCGGAATTAATATGGACGGGGCGTTTGCCGAATATGTAAAAGTTCCGAAGGAAGCAATTATCTACGGGAACCTGATGGTGATGCCAGAGGGAGTGACCGCGGAAGAAGCGGCGGTGAACGAACCGCTCTCCTGCGCATATAACGGTTCGTTGAAATGCGATATCAAGCCAGGTGAATATGTTCTGGTTGTGGGCGCGGGGCCAATCGGTATCATGCATGCGATGCTTGCCAAGATGGCGGGCGCGGCGAAGGTTATGATGAATGACCTGTCGGCGGAACGCCTTGCGGAATGCGAAAAGATCATTCCGGGAATCGTGACGTATTGCGGTGAAGATCTTCCGGGATTTGTGAAAGAGCAGACACGTGGGAAAGGCCTTGACGTGGCGATCACAGCGTGCCCGGTGCCAGCTGTACAGGCGGCGATGCTTCCGCTTATGAACTATGGCGGCCGCGTAAATTTCTTCGGCGGCATACCGGCGTCAAAGCAGCCTGTTCCGATTGATACGAATCTCGTGCATTATAAGGAATTGTTCCTGACGGGTTCGACACGTGCAAGCATTTGCCAGTTCAGGCAGACCCTTGACTTTGTTTCGGAAGGCCTGATCGACATTAAGAGCATCATCACGGGACACTACGATATTAAGGATATCCTGGTAGCGTTTGATAATGCGAAAGCGGCAAAAGGACTCAAGAATGTAATAACATTCGGATAA
- a CDS encoding phosphotriesterase family protein: protein MSDFVRTVTGDVSPETLGHCQCHEHIFLEMDKSYEVTPVLYMDDYEKSLAELNDYRAAGGGAIVDAQPVLGGRMAELLEKASVESGIKIIASTGFHKTVFYYENSYIFEKDADEITRLYIGEIEDGMLSSKRDGAKRLGCRAGQIKTAIDKNGIHADATYEKLFEAAAGAALSTGAPVMVHIEQEADALHVVDFFVKKGLSTDQLILCHLDRARYDFGYNKECAQTGAFMEYDTIHRLKYHDDTQEAELIEFMLKEGFDTQLLLGLDTTNARLRSYGADMGLDFILKTFIPFMEGRGVEEQTMHKMLVANPQQALKIK, encoded by the coding sequence ATGAGTGATTTTGTAAGAACCGTAACAGGGGATGTTTCCCCAGAGACGCTGGGGCATTGCCAATGCCATGAGCATATTTTCCTCGAGATGGATAAGTCTTACGAGGTGACCCCGGTGCTGTATATGGACGACTACGAAAAATCTCTTGCTGAATTAAACGACTATCGCGCCGCAGGCGGCGGCGCGATAGTCGATGCACAGCCTGTTCTCGGCGGACGTATGGCGGAGCTGCTCGAAAAGGCTTCGGTGGAAAGCGGTATTAAGATTATTGCGTCCACCGGCTTTCATAAGACGGTATTTTATTACGAAAACAGCTATATCTTCGAGAAAGATGCAGACGAGATCACGAGGCTTTATATCGGGGAAATCGAAGACGGTATGCTTTCATCCAAACGGGATGGGGCAAAGCGCCTTGGCTGCCGTGCAGGGCAGATTAAAACGGCGATCGATAAAAATGGAATCCACGCAGATGCAACGTATGAAAAACTGTTTGAAGCTGCCGCAGGCGCGGCGCTCAGTACAGGAGCTCCCGTTATGGTCCACATCGAACAGGAAGCGGATGCGCTGCATGTTGTGGATTTTTTTGTGAAAAAGGGCCTTAGCACGGATCAGTTGATCCTGTGCCATCTGGACCGTGCGCGGTATGACTTCGGCTATAACAAAGAATGTGCGCAAACGGGCGCGTTTATGGAATATGACACCATCCATAGGCTGAAATACCACGACGATACGCAGGAAGCCGAGCTGATTGAGTTTATGCTCAAGGAAGGCTTTGATACACAGCTTTTGTTGGGACTGGATACTACAAATGCCCGCCTCCGCAGCTATGGCGCAGATATGGGGCTTGATTTTATCCTCAAAACGTTTATTCCGTTTATGGAAGGCCGCGGTGTAGAGGAACAAACCATGCATAAGATGCTCGTTGCAAATCCGCAGCAGGCATTGAAAATAAAGTAA
- a CDS encoding shikimate dehydrogenase family protein has product MFNFEPATQPTMYFIGVTTGKSSIMKVFPEWAKALGLKDTVMKGIDIEIHAEPEKYRKVVEFIKNDPLSYGALVTTHKIDLYNATKDMFEYLDPYAQKFGELSSISKRGDKLCGHAKDPISSGLALEEFVPKNYWKDHPEAGVFIMGAGGSAISMCSYFMRPEFAGNYPSEIVIGNRSKPRLDEIEAINKTLNPGSVKCSYYLTPEPGQNDKVMEEMGKGSLIINATGLGKDRPGSPLTDAAQFPQDGLVWEINYRGDLLFMHQAEAQEKEKNLHVEDGWKYFIYGWTQVISEVFDIPIEGEVLDELDKIAAKFNQR; this is encoded by the coding sequence ATGTTTAACTTTGAACCCGCAACACAACCGACAATGTACTTCATTGGGGTAACGACAGGGAAATCTTCTATCATGAAGGTGTTCCCGGAATGGGCGAAAGCTCTTGGCCTGAAGGATACGGTCATGAAGGGAATCGATATCGAGATCCATGCCGAGCCTGAAAAATACAGAAAAGTCGTTGAATTCATCAAAAATGATCCGCTGTCCTATGGCGCGCTTGTAACGACGCACAAGATTGATCTCTACAACGCGACAAAAGATATGTTTGAATATCTTGATCCATATGCGCAGAAGTTTGGCGAGCTGTCGTCTATCTCCAAGCGGGGAGACAAGCTGTGCGGACACGCGAAAGACCCGATTTCGAGCGGTCTTGCACTGGAAGAGTTTGTTCCGAAAAATTATTGGAAAGACCATCCGGAAGCGGGTGTGTTTATCATGGGTGCGGGCGGAAGCGCGATCTCCATGTGCTCTTACTTTATGCGCCCTGAATTCGCAGGGAACTATCCGTCGGAAATCGTGATCGGCAACCGCTCCAAGCCGAGGCTAGATGAGATTGAAGCGATCAACAAAACGCTCAATCCGGGCAGCGTGAAGTGCTCTTATTATCTGACTCCCGAACCGGGCCAGAATGATAAGGTGATGGAAGAAATGGGCAAGGGGTCTTTGATTATCAATGCGACCGGCCTTGGGAAAGACCGCCCGGGCAGCCCGCTTACGGATGCGGCTCAGTTCCCGCAGGATGGTCTTGTATGGGAGATCAACTACCGCGGAGACCTTCTGTTTATGCATCAGGCGGAAGCGCAGGAGAAGGAAAAGAACCTCCATGTGGAAGATGGCTGGAAATATTTTATTTACGGCTGGACTCAGGTTATTTCGGAAGTGTTTGATATTCCGATCGAAGGCGAAGTTCTGGATGAGCTTGATAAGATCGCTGCGAAATTCAACCAGAGATAA
- a CDS encoding glucose-6-phosphate isomerase: MGNAEKFDWVRGFTCDFDLINGLSKTAESTKRYLSQMKGMYADDAAFDKMLEGGNDPLVYEFYEMGAPELPGDLAFGTSITYPGKVGDEYFMTKGHFHTILDTGEVYYCLSGHGYMLLESPEGDWSLQEMTAGEAVYVPKRYAHRSINIGDTPLVTFFVFRGDAGHDYGTIETKGYRNLVVEKDGKAVAVPNPKWGE, from the coding sequence ATGGGTAATGCGGAAAAATTTGATTGGGTACGTGGTTTTACGTGTGACTTTGACCTTATAAACGGTCTTTCTAAAACAGCGGAAAGCACAAAGCGTTATCTTTCCCAAATGAAGGGAATGTATGCGGACGATGCAGCGTTTGATAAAATGCTGGAAGGCGGAAATGATCCGCTTGTATATGAGTTCTATGAAATGGGCGCTCCCGAGCTTCCCGGCGACCTTGCGTTTGGCACAAGCATCACATATCCGGGAAAAGTAGGCGACGAATATTTCATGACGAAGGGGCATTTCCATACCATCCTCGATACCGGGGAAGTGTATTATTGTCTGAGCGGACATGGTTATATGCTGCTCGAAAGTCCGGAGGGAGATTGGTCGCTGCAGGAAATGACGGCTGGCGAGGCTGTTTATGTCCCTAAGCGTTATGCTCACAGAAGCATCAATATCGGCGATACACCGCTGGTGACGTTCTTCGTATTCCGTGGGGATGCGGGCCACGACTATGGCACGATTGAAACGAAGGGATACAGGAATCTCGTTGTAGAAAAAGATGGCAAGGCGGTAGCTGTACCGAATCCTAAGTGGGGTGAATGA
- a CDS encoding phosphoglycerate dehydrogenase has product MKILVTPTSFLKPENAAAKAKLEAFADEVVYNDLGRPLQAEEILERLDGVDGYVAGLDYITADVLSKAPDSLKVISRYGAGVDRVDMPAATAKGIKVTNTPGTNSVAVCELAFALMLCAARNIPKLHAAVEKGEWPRSQGIELRGKTLGIVGMGAIGKNLATRAKAFGMTVNAYDPYFDEAFAKENGIGRMDLDEVLTTSDFISLHVPLNDSTRHMIDAEKIAEMKDGAVVINTARGGIIDEQAAADAVKSGKLGGLGLDAFEQEPLIESPLKGLDNVIFTPHTGAHTAEAVSGMGSMAVDNVIAVLSGENCPYVLNK; this is encoded by the coding sequence ATGAAGATATTGGTAACTCCCACTTCCTTTCTGAAGCCGGAGAATGCTGCTGCAAAGGCGAAGCTGGAAGCGTTTGCGGACGAGGTTGTTTACAATGACCTCGGGCGGCCGTTACAGGCGGAAGAGATTCTGGAGCGCCTTGATGGTGTGGACGGTTATGTAGCCGGCCTTGATTATATCACTGCGGACGTGCTCAGCAAGGCGCCGGACTCTTTGAAGGTAATTTCGCGTTATGGCGCGGGTGTTGACCGTGTGGATATGCCTGCGGCAACGGCAAAAGGGATTAAAGTAACCAATACCCCGGGTACGAACTCGGTAGCGGTGTGCGAGCTTGCATTTGCATTGATGCTATGTGCGGCGCGGAATATCCCCAAGCTGCATGCTGCGGTTGAGAAAGGCGAATGGCCGCGAAGCCAGGGAATTGAGCTTCGCGGGAAGACGCTTGGCATTGTAGGCATGGGTGCGATTGGAAAGAATCTCGCAACACGCGCAAAAGCGTTCGGAATGACGGTCAATGCATACGATCCTTATTTTGACGAAGCGTTTGCAAAGGAAAACGGAATCGGCAGGATGGACCTTGACGAGGTCCTTACGACTTCAGATTTCATTTCCCTGCATGTACCGCTCAATGATTCGACACGGCATATGATTGACGCGGAAAAAATCGCAGAAATGAAAGACGGCGCAGTTGTAATCAATACGGCACGCGGAGGAATTATTGACGAACAGGCTGCCGCGGATGCGGTGAAGAGCGGCAAACTCGGCGGTCTTGGTCTTGATGCGTTTGAGCAGGAACCGCTGATCGAGTCTCCTTTGAAGGGACTTGATAATGTAATTTTCACGCCCCATACAGGCGCACATACGGCGGAAGCGGTGAGCGGAATGGGAAGCATGGCGGTCGATAATGTGATCGCGGTTCTTTCGGGCGAGAATTGCCCGTATGTCTTAAATAAATAA